From Triticum urartu cultivar G1812 chromosome 2, Tu2.1, whole genome shotgun sequence, a single genomic window includes:
- the LOC125538513 gene encoding synaptonemal complex protein ZEP1-like, which produces MQKLGLSGLRGLDGFRSLAGATSTAGKATNPKPSSDAGGSTYGSFANLKITAEKLVKEQASVKSDLEMAHTKLRRATEQINMLEAKLQQAVNENMKLKVKQTEDSKLWQGLDSKVSSTKMLCDQLTETLQQLASQAERAEEDKKFFEGMLGKNSKALDELNCLLHDSSAKLECAEQSIMSGKQEILRIKQEKEEMDQSYKEQLYANDTTIKEKDSLIKQLEGSVEENKSRLLCADSRLQCMEQELKLKQDVCICLKENLASAEKEKNDLELRNQRYSLEVERLYKDNKDANELLSSFVAKVAELDKEHASMSSHVARLLSSFDKYYGMVQEEKLLITRSAKDKLEHLQNQFVDLTSENSGLNSEIGELKSRITELQKTQEAVMVQHVEECQVAEDKIRRLESEAEVSASNVNSLEKLSSELQGRVQKLLEDSSLAENQKEELLQKTLKLESDNQELLGRVQSVLDEKSNDTESLHSEIAKRDQQVDTQEKQISELRSVLDEKEQLYISSVEREKSLEEQKLQIQASLAATECQLTEAKKQYDLMLQGKQIELSKHLKELSLRNDQAINVIRKKYELEKVEIISAEKEKAEKLIREMEHKCNEKILENKRESERCLMRLKEEHAAVVARIQQDNELKESTLRAYHKEELQRIRSQGENELRERLSSLRQEHEAQIKTVNIRHEEDCQKLQDELELQKSKEEKQRALLQLQWKVMGESQQVDQEVNSKKRRDPYVRKESQLQLPGPGPETKRKDINISGVIHSPISNVLRKVEKASQDVTNHRKVTHHEYEVETANGKITKRRKTKSTVMFGEPNTQKSLQNTVDKDVTKTRKVVAGSRPHPANIGELFSEGSLNPYADDPYAFG; this is translated from the exons ATGCAGAAGCTAGGGCTCTCGGGGCTTAGGGGCCTCGATGGGTTCCGATCTCTCGCTGGTGCCACCTCTACGGCTGGGAAGGCCACGAACCCCAAGCCCTCGTCGGATGCTGGAGGTAGCACATACGGGAGCTTCGCCAACCTTAAGATCACAGCAG AGAAATTAGTCAAGGAGCAGGCTTCAGTGAAGTCTGATCTAGAAATGGCG CATACCAAGCTGAGAAGAGCAACAGAACAGATAAATATGTTAGAAGCAAAGCTTCAACAAGCTGTCAACGAAAACATGAAGCTTAAGGTAAAGCAGACTGAGGATTCGAAGCTCTGGCAGGGGCTAGATTCAAAAGTTTCCTCAACAAAGATGCTGTGCGATCAGTTAACTGAAACTCTGCAGCAGTTAGCAAGTCAGGCAGAAAGAG CTGAGGAAGATAAGAAGTTTTTCGAGGGGATGCTTGGGAAGAACTCTAAAGCTTTAGATGAATTGAACTGCTTGCTGCATGATTCCTCGGCAAAGCTGGAATGTGCAGAACAAAGCATCATGTCAG GTAAACAGGAGATTTTGCGGATCAAACAAGAGAAAGAAGAAATGGATCAGAGTTACAAGGAACAGCTTTACGCAAATGATACTACCATAAAGGAAAAAG ATTCTCTCATCAAACAGTTGGAGGGTTCAGTTGAAGAAAATAAATCCCGCTTATTGTGTGCTGACTCCCGCTTGCAGTGCATGGAGCAAGAGTTAAAGCTAAAGCAAGATGTTTGCATTTGCCTGAAAGAAAACCTTGCATCTGCTGAAAAAGAAAAGAATGACTTGGAGCTTAGGAACCAGCGATACAGTCTGGAAGTCGAAAGACTGTACAAGGACAATAAGGATGCTAATGAATTGCTTAGCAGTTTTGTGGCTAAGGTAGCTGAGCTAGATAAAGAGCATGCATCAATGTCAAGTCATGTCGCTAGATTGCTTTCTTCATTTGATAAGTACTATGGAATGGTCCAAGAGGAGAAACTGCTGATAACAAGATCTGCTAAGGACAAACTGGAACATCTTCAAAACCAGTTTGTAGATTTGACATCAGAAAATAGTGGTCTCAACAGTGAAATTGGAGAACTGAAGTCCAGAATCACAGAGTTACAAAAAACTCAAGAAGCTGTTATGGTTCAGCATGTAGAAGAATGCCAAGTGGCTGAAGATAAAATCAGAAGACTGGAGTCTGAAGCAGAAGTATCTGCCTCCAATGTGAATTCCTTAGAAAAGTTATCTTCGGAACTACAAGGGAGAGTTCAAAAGTTACTGGAGGATTCTAGCCTTGCTGAAAATCAGAAG GAAGAGCTGTTACAGAAGACTTTGAAGCTAGAATCAGATAATCAGGAGCTTCTAGGCAGAGTGCAGTCAGTTTTGGATGAGAAATCTAACGATACAGAATCACTGCACAGCGAGATTGCTAAGCGTGACCAGCAGGTTGACACACAAGAAAAACAGATCAGCGAGCTCCGCAGTGTTCTTGATGAGAAGGAACAGTTGTATATTTCTTCTGTAGAAAGAGAGAAGAGTTTGGAGGAACAAAAGTTACAG ATCCAAGCATCACTTGCTGCCACAGAATGTCAACTTACCGAGGCCAAAAAACAGTACGATCTCATGCTTCAGGGTAAACAGATAGAGCTATCAAAACATTTGAAAGAGTTGTCACTCAGAAATGATCAG GCAATCAATGTCATCCGTAAGAAATATGAATTAGAAAAGGTAGAAATCATTAGTGCTGAAAAAGAGAAG GCAGAAAAACTCATAAGGGAAATGGAGCACAAATGCAACGAAAAGATATTAGAGAACAAGCGAGAATCTGAGAGGTGCTTGATGCGTCTTAAGGAGGAACATGCCGCAGTG GTGGCAAGAATTCAACAGGATAATGAGCTTAAGGAATCAACTCTTCGGGCTTATCACAAAGAAGAATTGCAGCGCATTCGTTCTCAGGGTGAGAATGAATTGAGGGAG AGGCTGTCGTCGCTCAGACAAGAGCATGAAGCTCAAATAAAAACAGTGAACATTCGACATGAAGAAGATTGTCAGAAACTACAGGATGAACTGGAGCTTCAGAAGTCAAAG GAGGAGAAGCAAAGAGCATTATTACAGTTACAGTGGAAAGTGATGGGCGAAAGTCAACAAGttgatcaggaagttaattctaaAAAG AGGAGAGATCCATATGTCAGAAAAGAAAGTCAGCTTCAGTTGCCAGGTCCAGGTCCTGAGACCAAACGGAAG GATATAAACATATCTGGAGTTATACACTCGCCAATTTCTAACGTACTGAGGAAGGTAGAGAAAGCAAGTCAGGATGTTACTAATCACAGAAAG GTAACACACCATGAATATGAAGTGGAGACAGCAAATGGAAAAATCACAAAGCGCAGGAAAACTAAGAGCACTGTCATGTTTGGG GAACCGAATACTCAGAAGTCATTGCAAAATACTGTTGACAAGGATGTTACAAAAACAAGAAAG GTTGTTGCAGGATCCCGTCCCCATCCTGCCAATATTGGTGAATTATTTTCTGAGGGCTCCTTGAATCCATATGCTGATGACCCTTATGCATTTGGCTAG